Sequence from the Nocardia brasiliensis genome:
CTCGCCCGCGTGCACGGCACGACATGCCCGGTTCGATGCGGGGAAATGCGCATGGTTGTTATAGCAGTGGGTAATGATCGACCCATGTCGACCAATGCTGACCACCTGCCGGAGCCCGATCCTGATCTGACGGACGAGCGCACCGCGCCCACCCCTGAACCGGTCGCCCCGCCCGCGACAACCGGGCCGTCGACGACGGTGGCGACCAAACACCGCAAGTCCCTGTCCTCACGAACCGGCAATACCTGGGTGGCGCTGGTCGCGGGCGCGTTGATCCTGATCGTCCTGCTGGTCTTCATCCTGCAGAACCTCGATCAGGTCAACGTGAGCCTGTTCTTCTGGCACTTCTCGCTGCCGCTCGGCGTCGCGGTCCTGCTGTCGGTGATCGGCGGCGCACTCGTCATGGCCCTCGTCGGCGGCGTCCGCATCCTCCAATTGCGCCGCGCCGCCAAGAAGTAGGTCAACCGGCTAGCGCCCGCACCAGCGCACGGACGCGAGCGGGGTTGCCCGCCCATTTCCGCAGCGCCTGCCCAGGTTTGTCGAAGTACTCCCGCAGCAAACCGAGCGCCTCGGCGAACGTGGTGCCATCGGGCCACCCGGCTCCGTCGGCATAACCGCACTCCAGCAGCCTGCCGATGTCCTCGGCGTCGCGCGGCACGCGCCGCTGCAGATAACCGAATACCTTGATGCAGAGGGCGGTCGGCGCGTCCGGGATCGCGACCTCGGTGACGAGCCGAGTGCCATCGGTCAGCGTGGCGCTCAGCGCGATCCAGGTCGGCTCCCGCGCCAGGGCGACGTGGACCGCCGGAATCCCGTCCACCGCAATCGGACCCGCGTCGAGGTCGGGTACGTACCGGTTCGTGAACGAGGGCGCGAGCAGGTCGATCGTCGCGGCGACACCCCCGACCGATCGCTCGAATCTGTTGCCGGAACGCGGATTGTCGTAGCCGAGCCCCCGGAGACGATCCAAGAGCGCACCACCGCGAATGCTGACCACTTCCACCGCGAGATCGGCGTCTCTGGTCGCACGCAACGGCACCGACGCCCCGGTGCGCAGGACGTGCAGATTGACCATGTGTCCGCCGATCACCGCCCACGAACCCACCGCCGCCGCGGCGGCATCGGCCAGCGCCAGGTACGCGCCGTCCTCCGCGCGAGATCCGCTGGTAACAGTCAACTCGTGCACGACTCGGCCTCGAGGTCGGCGCGCGCGGTGAGGAATCGCTGTTCCAGTTCGGCGACGGCGTCGGCCGCGTCGGGACCACCCACGGTGAGAATGTGCCTGGCCACCTCGATCACCGGAGCGAGCGGCCAAGCCAGATCCCGTGGACCGCCCATCGCGGCCGCGAGCCGCGAGTCCAACTGCCAGCCCGGCGACATCGCGCCGACGCTGACCACCAGGGTCGCGTCGGCGGGGCCGGTCTCGACCCGGACGAAGCCGGCACTCTCCAGCTCGAGGTGGGAGTCGGCGTGCATCAGCACGGTGTCCGGGATGCGCCACGGCGCGACCAGGTCGGCCGCCCAGTCGCCGCAGACCCGGACCGAAACCCGCTGCGCCGACGCTTGTGCCAGGGCCAGTTCGATCTGTCTTCGCGCATTGTCGAGGCTGTACCAGGCCGCGACAGACTCCTGCCGGGGCGCACGGGCCGCGATCAACCGCTCGAACAGTTCCCGGGGACGCCGGACCCGCCAGCCCGTCGCGGACCGCTCGGTCCAACCATGCGCGTCGGCCGCGGTAAGGATCTGCGAGATCCGGGCCTGTGTGATCCCCGTGGCCGCGGCGATGTGAACCTGGCGCTGCGGTGCCGGACTGCCGAGGAGGTAGGCCAGCACCGCTACCTCGGCATGCGCCAGTCGTTTCTCGGACATGGACCGAGTGTATAAATTTTTGCCGACTTCCGCCGAAAAATTTATACACCCAGGTCAACACCCCTACAGCAGGGTGCTGAGGACCAACCAGGAGACGAAGGCGGAGGGGAGCATCGAGTCGAGGCGGTCCATGATGCCGCCGTGCCCGGGGAGCAGGGTGCCCATGTCCTTGATGCCGAGCTCGCGCTTGATCTGGGATTCGATCAGGTCGCCGCAGGTGGCGACGAGGACGAGGCCGACACCGAGCACGACGCCGATCATCGAGTTGGCGTCGAGCAGCAGGGTGACGGTGAGCAGGCCGCCGATGACGCTGAAGACCAGCGACCCGCCGAAACCCTCCCAGGACTTCTTCGGGCTGATCGACGGCACCATTGGATGCCTGCCGAACAGCACACCGGCGACATAGCCGCCTACATCGGAGCAGACGACCAGGATCATGAAGGTCAGCACCCGCAGGTTGCCGTCCTCCTCGAGCAGCAGCAGGGTGGCGAACGAGGCGAGCAGCGGGATCCAGGCCAGCGTGAAGATCGTGATAGCGGTGTCGCGCAAGAAGTTTCGCGGCGCGGTCTGCAGGCCGTGATCGAACAGTCGCCACACCATGCAGGTCAGCGTGGTCGCGGCGAAGGCGCCCGCGACGCCGCTCGCCCCGTACGGCCAGCCCAGCCAGAACACCGCCTGCCCGCCGACGATGAGCGGGATGCGCGGCACCAGCACGTCGGCCTCGCGGAGCCGTTTGGCGACCTCCCAGGTGGCGACGCCGACCGCGACGCCGACCACGCCGATGAACACCTTCGGCACGAACAGCAGGATCGCGATGAGCGAGAGACCGAGCCCGAAGCCGACCGCCAGCGCGGCGGGCAGATTGCGACCCGCCCGGGAACCGGACGCGGGCGCGGCGACGACGTCCTGCGGGCCGGGCGTCTCGGGATCGTGCGCGTCGCCGGGAACCGCGGCGGCCACGGACGGTTCCGTCCTGGGGACGGCCGAGCCGACCGACGCGTCGGCTAGAGCCTCGTGGTCAGATGCTCCCGCATC
This genomic interval carries:
- a CDS encoding LapA family protein, with translation MSTNADHLPEPDPDLTDERTAPTPEPVAPPATTGPSTTVATKHRKSLSSRTGNTWVALVAGALILIVLLVFILQNLDQVNVSLFFWHFSLPLGVAVLLSVIGGALVMALVGGVRILQLRRAAKK
- a CDS encoding MarR family transcriptional regulator, with translation MSEKRLAHAEVAVLAYLLGSPAPQRQVHIAAATGITQARISQILTAADAHGWTERSATGWRVRRPRELFERLIAARAPRQESVAAWYSLDNARRQIELALAQASAQRVSVRVCGDWAADLVAPWRIPDTVLMHADSHLELESAGFVRVETGPADATLVVSVGAMSPGWQLDSRLAAAMGGPRDLAWPLAPVIEVARHILTVGGPDAADAVAELEQRFLTARADLEAESCTS
- a CDS encoding phosphatidate cytidylyltransferase; this encodes MAAAVPGDAHDPETPGPQDVVAAPASGSRAGRNLPAALAVGFGLGLSLIAILLFVPKVFIGVVGVAVGVATWEVAKRLREADVLVPRIPLIVGGQAVFWLGWPYGASGVAGAFAATTLTCMVWRLFDHGLQTAPRNFLRDTAITIFTLAWIPLLASFATLLLLEEDGNLRVLTFMILVVCSDVGGYVAGVLFGRHPMVPSISPKKSWEGFGGSLVFSVIGGLLTVTLLLDANSMIGVVLGVGLVLVATCGDLIESQIKRELGIKDMGTLLPGHGGIMDRLDSMLPSAFVSWLVLSTLL